Proteins encoded by one window of Bacillus sp. DTU_2020_1000418_1_SI_GHA_SEK_038:
- the rlmH gene encoding 23S rRNA (pseudouridine(1915)-N(3))-methyltransferase RlmH: MNISIITVGKLKEKYLKQGIDEYLKRLSAYAKMDIIEVPDEKAPEELSDTEMLQVKQKEGERILAKINPDAHVIALAIEGKMKSSEELADTLDKLATYGKSKVAFVIGGSLGLSEDVLKRADEKLSFSKMTFPHQLMRLILVEQVYRAFRINRGEPYHK; encoded by the coding sequence GTGAATATCTCAATAATTACCGTTGGAAAATTAAAAGAGAAGTATTTAAAACAGGGGATCGATGAATATCTAAAGCGATTATCTGCTTATGCCAAAATGGATATTATTGAAGTTCCAGATGAAAAGGCACCAGAAGAGTTGAGTGACACTGAAATGCTGCAGGTGAAGCAAAAGGAAGGCGAGCGGATTCTGGCCAAAATTAATCCGGATGCCCATGTGATTGCTCTTGCAATTGAAGGGAAAATGAAATCATCTGAGGAGCTGGCTGATACGTTAGACAAGCTTGCTACATATGGAAAGAGTAAGGTCGCGTTTGTAATTGGCGGATCGCTTGGGCTGAGTGAGGATGTGTTGAAGCGGGCTGATGAAAAATTGAGTTTTTCGAAGATGACATTTCCGCATCAGTTGATGAGGCTGATTTTGGTGGAGCAGGTTTATCGGGCTTTTCGGATAAATCGGGGGGAACCGTACCATAAATAG
- a CDS encoding S1C family serine protease: MGYYDQDYQNQYKKQKGNRGGYFLASLVGAILGAILVIIAIPKFAELNVLPYSIQPDEQLEESAANNNNANIPTENVSLNVVSDVTKAVDKAGDAVVGVSNIQSTSFWNEGANGGNVEEPAGTGSGVIYKKAGNKAFVVTNHHVVEDASKIEVTLADGTKIPAELRGSDIWTDLAVLEIDAKDVKAIAEFGNSDTLKAGEPVIAIGNPLGPTFSGSVTQGIISGLERTIPVDINRDGVIDWNAEVLQTDAAINPGNSGGALVNIKGQVIGINSMKIAQSAVEGIGLAIPINSALPIINDLEKFGDVKRPYMGVDLKSVNEIPSYYQQEALKLPRDVNYGVALRQVVPNSPAAQAGLQELDVIVEMDGEQIKDVVDLRKHLYNKKKVGDQMKVKFYRDGKLQEVTVKLSGETF; encoded by the coding sequence GAGCAATTCTAGGTGCCATTCTTGTGATTATTGCCATCCCGAAATTTGCTGAGTTGAATGTTTTGCCTTATTCTATACAGCCAGACGAGCAGTTAGAAGAGAGTGCTGCCAATAATAATAACGCAAATATTCCTACTGAAAATGTTTCTCTGAATGTGGTTTCAGACGTAACGAAAGCGGTAGATAAAGCAGGTGATGCGGTTGTTGGAGTATCCAATATTCAATCAACAAGCTTCTGGAATGAAGGCGCAAACGGCGGAAATGTAGAAGAGCCCGCGGGGACAGGATCAGGCGTCATTTATAAAAAGGCCGGAAATAAAGCTTTTGTTGTCACGAATCATCATGTAGTGGAGGATGCTAGTAAGATAGAGGTTACGCTAGCAGATGGGACGAAAATTCCAGCTGAGCTCCGAGGAAGTGATATTTGGACGGATCTTGCTGTTCTGGAAATTGATGCGAAGGACGTGAAAGCCATTGCCGAGTTCGGAAATTCCGATACTTTAAAAGCGGGAGAACCGGTAATCGCCATTGGAAATCCACTTGGTCCAACCTTCTCAGGTTCAGTGACACAAGGAATTATCTCTGGATTAGAGCGGACAATACCAGTGGATATTAACAGAGATGGAGTCATTGACTGGAATGCGGAAGTATTGCAAACAGATGCAGCGATCAACCCTGGTAACAGTGGTGGGGCTTTAGTCAATATTAAAGGTCAGGTTATTGGAATCAACTCGATGAAAATTGCTCAGAGCGCGGTTGAAGGAATTGGCTTAGCCATCCCAATCAATTCTGCACTTCCGATTATTAATGATCTTGAAAAATTCGGCGATGTCAAAAGACCATACATGGGTGTAGATTTAAAATCCGTTAACGAAATCCCATCCTACTATCAGCAGGAGGCATTAAAGCTGCCAAGAGATGTAAATTATGGCGTTGCTTTAAGACAGGTAGTGCCAAACTCACCAGCAGCACAAGCGGGATTACAAGAGCTTGATGTCATTGTTGAAATGGATGGGGAACAAATTAAAGATGTTGTAGACCTTCGAAAGCACCTTTACAATAAAAAGAAAGTCGGCGACCAAATGAAAGTGAAATTCTACCGCGATGGAAAGCTTCAGGAAGTAACGGTGAAATTGAGCGGGGAAACGTTTTAA
- a CDS encoding CxxH/CxxC protein has product MSMKENEQIIYSCDEHVDIAIDTIVDEYETFPMLMKISDDEKLSTPCEYCRNQAIYLVANE; this is encoded by the coding sequence ATGAGCATGAAAGAAAACGAGCAAATCATATACAGCTGTGACGAACATGTTGATATAGCAATAGATACAATCGTTGATGAGTATGAGACCTTTCCGATGTTAATGAAAATTTCAGACGATGAAAAGTTATCAACACCCTGTGAATATTGTCGAAATCAGGCAATATATCTTGTGGCGAACGAATGA
- a CDS encoding AIPR family protein, translating into MPVVLKRFEETEKDFILRLRNDQTTVMFDPHYLHEHLLKYGVMPKVEEWKYPLIYSAFIHVMELGLGDDTLIPMKKNPREQNIKSTPSRRIARSLKNTDIAEDERPHNKSFYLLNRGIVLVAHKIKFIDNVIFIGEDEVIPNVIEIIMDKENEGNIDGGHTYKIIKDTVMNIKKNEDFLDAYVRFEITVNFHGVSRLAEARNTSAQVLSRSIVNLQGGFDILKELISELPFHDRVAYKQFEKHEEGLKMIPVENIIRLLDLFNLEKNPKYSTLSKFSRRPSIPQMKWASGAEQIIKSYVTEIETAAEEERDSEYVKMEQIIPDIFSIYSYLEKNIPEIYNKVGSGNSTGGGNYALISFSKSDKKVLFDSYRNITTFSNGNLIDENGMKYDVPGGLIQPIIGSLRMLVMKKDDGQYEWINGFDPNNHQELEEIVQPLVSYVVTKAREETPDKVAKSNEHWNYCLMTIDQTKSFIEGNNKNDK; encoded by the coding sequence ATGCCAGTTGTTTTAAAGAGATTTGAAGAAACTGAAAAGGATTTTATACTTAGACTGAGAAATGACCAAACTACAGTAATGTTTGACCCCCACTATTTACACGAGCACTTATTAAAATACGGTGTAATGCCGAAAGTAGAGGAATGGAAGTATCCATTAATTTATTCCGCTTTTATACACGTAATGGAGTTAGGTCTTGGAGACGATACCCTAATACCAATGAAGAAAAATCCTCGTGAACAGAATATAAAATCTACACCATCCCGTAGAATAGCTCGAAGTCTTAAAAATACTGACATAGCTGAAGATGAAAGACCACATAATAAGTCTTTTTACTTATTAAATAGAGGAATTGTGCTAGTTGCTCATAAAATAAAATTTATAGATAATGTTATTTTCATTGGTGAGGATGAAGTAATTCCCAATGTAATTGAAATTATTATGGATAAAGAAAATGAAGGTAATATTGATGGGGGACATACTTATAAAATCATTAAGGATACCGTTATGAATATTAAAAAAAATGAAGACTTCCTTGATGCATATGTTCGCTTTGAAATTACAGTTAATTTCCATGGTGTTTCTCGGCTTGCGGAAGCACGGAATACCTCAGCCCAAGTTTTATCAAGATCAATTGTAAACTTACAGGGTGGTTTTGATATCTTAAAAGAACTAATATCTGAATTACCCTTCCATGATAGAGTAGCTTATAAACAATTCGAAAAGCATGAAGAAGGCTTAAAAATGATTCCTGTGGAGAATATTATTCGTTTATTAGATTTATTTAATTTGGAAAAAAACCCAAAGTATTCAACACTATCTAAATTTAGCAGGCGCCCTTCAATTCCACAAATGAAATGGGCCTCTGGTGCAGAGCAAATTATAAAATCATACGTTACTGAAATTGAGACTGCAGCTGAAGAAGAGCGTGATTCTGAATATGTTAAAATGGAACAAATAATTCCTGACATTTTCAGTATATATAGTTATTTGGAGAAAAATATCCCGGAAATATACAATAAAGTAGGCTCGGGCAATTCTACAGGTGGTGGAAATTATGCTCTAATTAGTTTTTCTAAATCTGATAAAAAGGTTCTATTCGACTCTTATCGAAATATTACTACATTTTCTAATGGCAATCTTATTGATGAGAATGGGATGAAGTATGATGTGCCTGGCGGTTTAATTCAGCCAATTATTGGCTCTTTACGAATGTTAGTTATGAAAAAAGATGACGGACAATACGAATGGATTAACGGTTTTGATCCAAATAATCATCAAGAATTAGAAGAAATTGTTCAACCATTAGTTAGTTATGTAGTTACTAAAGCTCGTGAAGAAACTCCTGATAAAGTTGCTAAGAGTAATGAACATTGGAATTATTGTTTAATGACTATAGACCAAACAAAAAGCTTTATAGAGGGAAACAATAAAAATGATAAATAA
- a CDS encoding beta-glucosidase, whose amino-acid sequence MKRMIPILLTSILFISTLVMPTNAMIVRAEGTKPWMNTKLSAEERTKLLLDAMTMEQKIQQIAISRFNENDKGETVVIKRGGSNKYMSGVFPPQGTLPGCEFQDTGRQIRGIEELGIPTVRMTNGGTGVKGGSCGNDPVATGLPSTVAMAATFNRALNYEAGRILGAETRAFAHHVMLGPGMNLVRHPYNGRNYEYFSEDPYLTGTLATEQVKGIQKQGVQAQLKHLAGNEQETERWTMGVQAPSKAMNELYMLPFEMTVKNADPASVMCSFPDVNGTYACDSSELLQDALRRNWGFDGWVMSDRRAIHDTVAAIKAGTNVELDWAPQYYTQEKIKMALDSGQVTENDIDNLLRPRYIKMIEYGHMDEPFNKFLPEIVDLKVNGASARMMAEEGSVLLKNNDGFLPLDGKPKSIALIGVEWFAGIAKMSPRSVRDDNENVVTSYTVTPKQGLENVIKELGYSTTVTYNDGRDPMAAAKLAAESDVVLLMIGDNPHETKDRETLGFPRIDLDKNPDRVDWVEQEPLIDAVLKANAKKTVVVLKTSGTVLMPWLDKVPAVLQAWYPGMEDGNAVANLLYGKVNPSGKLPMTFGATEREAAFATEEQFPGTRQKTGKPGGPGPYGDGSDQLIAQYKEGIEMGYRWYEANNVKPVFPFGYGLSYTTFKYGNLKVKRVRGEGGGPGGSLSGIDVSFTVTNTGRVAGKETAQVYLTLPKEAGQPAKRLVNFEKVYLEPGESKRVTLRINQADSNHPFSYFIPKEPDNLANWADGKWATADGKYGVHVGGSSADTPLKKEVPLNFKLSRDKIKDKGKVKSRQ is encoded by the coding sequence ATGAAAAGAATGATTCCAATTTTATTGACATCAATACTCTTCATATCTACGTTAGTAATGCCTACTAATGCGATGATCGTTAGAGCGGAAGGGACCAAGCCCTGGATGAACACCAAGCTCTCTGCTGAGGAGCGCACCAAGCTGCTTCTCGATGCGATGACGATGGAACAGAAGATCCAGCAAATTGCCATCTCACGCTTCAATGAGAACGACAAAGGTGAGACGGTGGTCATCAAAAGGGGCGGTAGTAACAAGTATATGAGCGGCGTATTCCCACCTCAGGGTACCCTGCCCGGGTGTGAGTTTCAGGACACCGGCCGGCAGATCCGTGGAATCGAGGAACTGGGTATCCCCACAGTCCGCATGACCAACGGTGGTACGGGTGTGAAGGGCGGATCGTGTGGCAATGACCCAGTTGCGACGGGCCTGCCGTCCACCGTGGCTATGGCCGCGACCTTCAACCGAGCGCTGAACTATGAGGCCGGTCGAATCCTCGGCGCGGAGACACGTGCCTTCGCGCATCATGTGATGCTGGGACCGGGCATGAACCTCGTGCGCCACCCGTACAATGGCCGGAACTATGAGTACTTCAGTGAGGACCCATACCTGACTGGTACTCTGGCGACCGAGCAGGTCAAGGGCATCCAAAAACAGGGTGTCCAGGCCCAACTCAAGCATCTAGCTGGCAACGAGCAGGAAACCGAGCGGTGGACGATGGGTGTCCAGGCTCCCTCAAAGGCAATGAATGAGCTGTACATGCTCCCATTCGAGATGACCGTCAAGAATGCTGACCCAGCCTCCGTGATGTGCTCATTCCCGGATGTCAACGGCACTTATGCCTGTGACAGTTCTGAATTGCTTCAAGATGCTCTGCGGCGTAACTGGGGCTTCGACGGTTGGGTCATGAGTGACCGTCGCGCGATTCACGACACGGTCGCTGCCATCAAGGCGGGTACGAATGTCGAGCTCGACTGGGCACCACAATACTACACTCAAGAGAAGATCAAGATGGCCCTCGACTCGGGTCAGGTGACAGAGAACGACATTGACAATCTACTTCGTCCACGGTATATCAAAATGATTGAGTACGGTCACATGGATGAGCCTTTCAACAAGTTCCTACCGGAGATTGTCGATCTGAAGGTCAATGGCGCTAGCGCACGGATGATGGCCGAGGAAGGTTCTGTGCTATTGAAGAACAATGACGGCTTCCTGCCACTGGACGGCAAGCCGAAGTCAATCGCGCTGATCGGCGTCGAGTGGTTCGCCGGTATTGCCAAGATGTCCCCGCGCTCCGTTCGGGACGACAACGAGAACGTAGTGACCTCTTATACGGTCACGCCAAAACAGGGCCTAGAGAATGTGATCAAAGAGCTGGGCTATAGCACCACAGTGACGTACAATGATGGCCGTGACCCGATGGCTGCTGCTAAGCTTGCCGCTGAGTCCGACGTTGTGCTTCTCATGATCGGCGACAACCCGCATGAGACCAAGGACCGCGAGACACTCGGCTTCCCGCGTATCGATCTCGACAAGAACCCGGATCGAGTGGACTGGGTAGAGCAGGAGCCTCTGATCGACGCGGTTTTGAAAGCCAACGCAAAGAAAACGGTGGTAGTCTTGAAAACTTCGGGTACGGTACTCATGCCGTGGCTGGATAAGGTTCCTGCAGTCCTTCAAGCATGGTATCCGGGTATGGAGGATGGCAATGCCGTCGCCAACCTGCTATATGGAAAGGTCAATCCATCCGGCAAGTTGCCTATGACTTTCGGTGCCACCGAACGTGAGGCTGCTTTTGCGACCGAGGAGCAATTCCCTGGAACTCGTCAAAAAACCGGCAAGCCAGGTGGCCCTGGCCCGTACGGGGATGGTTCCGACCAGCTAATTGCCCAGTACAAAGAGGGCATTGAGATGGGCTACCGCTGGTACGAGGCTAATAACGTGAAGCCTGTCTTCCCATTCGGGTACGGCCTGTCGTATACGACCTTTAAGTATGGCAACCTCAAGGTGAAGAGGGTTCGCGGTGAAGGAGGTGGCCCAGGAGGATCATTGTCTGGTATTGACGTGTCCTTCACCGTCACGAACACCGGTAGAGTTGCCGGCAAAGAAACCGCCCAGGTCTATTTGACCCTGCCAAAGGAGGCGGGTCAGCCAGCCAAGCGACTCGTTAACTTCGAAAAGGTTTATCTTGAGCCCGGTGAGAGCAAGCGAGTGACTTTGCGGATTAATCAGGCTGACTCCAATCACCCGTTCTCCTACTTCATTCCGAAAGAACCGGACAACCTTGCGAACTGGGCTGACGGCAAGTGGGCTACCGCTGACGGAAAGTACGGTGTACATGTCGGCGGTTCCTCAGCAGACACCCCGTTAAAAAAGGAAGTCCCGTTGAACTTCAAACTCAGCAGGGACAAGATTAAGGACAAAGGCAAAGTAAAATCACGTCAATAG
- a CDS encoding restriction endonuclease yields the protein MINNFFSEILLSTLNTVNNGSFTKDLLLDKLKADFDYEIEDYDISPILEKCIEKRAIKTLSNGIFVLTEIGLLLLDRPDSAYQSLWNISYLENLEDYALPKGNPFEKKHVESLNDLNEAYSTYLTNLKKYIKHLLISMNEYKFEEFVINILIVSGEAPFGEVTKKSGDGGIDGYLYRTRLKQGAMPVQAKCYEESILISVNDIRDFIGSMHQSHKNGSYFVTTSTFTNKAIEKAKEHGIILLNGNQLVDLIIEFRIGLEPKHNLDFLISPVLVTFE from the coding sequence ATGATAAATAATTTTTTTAGTGAAATTTTGTTATCAACACTTAACACTGTAAATAATGGAAGTTTCACTAAAGATTTATTACTAGATAAACTTAAAGCGGATTTTGATTATGAAATTGAAGATTATGATATTAGCCCAATTCTAGAAAAATGTATTGAAAAAAGGGCAATCAAAACTTTGTCCAATGGGATATTTGTTCTAACTGAGATTGGTCTCCTTCTTTTAGATAGACCAGATTCTGCCTATCAAAGCCTATGGAATATTTCTTATTTAGAAAATCTTGAAGATTACGCTTTACCTAAAGGTAATCCATTTGAAAAAAAACATGTTGAGTCTTTAAATGATCTTAATGAAGCCTACAGCACTTACTTAACAAATCTTAAAAAGTATATTAAGCACCTTCTGATAAGTATGAATGAATATAAATTTGAAGAATTTGTTATTAATATACTTATAGTTTCAGGCGAAGCACCGTTTGGTGAAGTAACAAAAAAAAGTGGTGACGGTGGAATAGATGGTTATCTTTATAGGACACGATTAAAACAAGGTGCTATGCCAGTTCAAGCAAAATGCTATGAGGAAAGTATTCTAATTAGTGTAAACGATATTAGGGATTTTATTGGTTCTATGCATCAAAGTCATAAAAATGGCTCTTATTTTGTTACAACATCAACTTTTACCAATAAAGCAATTGAAAAGGCGAAAGAACATGGAATCATTTTATTAAATGGAAACCAACTAGTTGATTTGATAATTGAGTTCAGAATTGGATTAGAACCTAAACATAATTTAGATTTTCTAATATCACCTGTCTTAGTAACTTTCGAATAG